A single genomic interval of Homo sapiens chromosome 7, GRCh38.p14 Primary Assembly harbors:
- the CDC14C gene encoding dual specificity protein phosphatase CDC14C yields the protein MRSSTLQDPRRRDPQDDVYVDITDRLRFAILYSRPKSASNVHYFSIDNELEYENFSEDFGPLNLAMVYRYCCKINKKLKSITMLRKKIVHFTGSDQRKQANAAFLVGCYMVIYLGRTPEAAYRILIFGDTPYIPFRDAAYGSCNFYITLLDCFHAVKKAMQYGFLNFNSFNLDEYEHYEKAENGDLNWIIPDRFIAFCGPHSRARLESGYHQHSPETYIQYFKNHNVTTIIRLNKRMYDAKRFTDAGFDHHDLFFADGSTPTDAIVKRFLDICENAEGAIAVHCKAGLGRTGTLIACYIMKHYRMTAAETIAWVRICRPGLVIGPQQQFLVMKQTSLWLEGDYFRQRLKGQENGQHRAAFSKLLSGVDDISINGVENQDQQEPKPYSDDDEINGVTQGDRSRALKRRRQSKTNDILLPSPLAVLTFTLCSVVIWWIVCDYILPILLF from the coding sequence ATGCGCAGCTCCACGCTGCAGGACCCGCGCCGCCGGGACCCCCAGGACGACGTGTACGTGGACATCACCGATCGCCTTCGTTTTGCCATTCTCTACAGCAGACCAAAGAGTGCATCAAATGTACATTATTTCAGCATAGATAATGAACTCGAATATGAGAACTTCTCCGAAGACTTTGGACCACTCAATCTGGCAATGGTTTACAGATATTGTTGcaagataaataagaaattaaagtCCATTACAATGTTAAGGAAGAAAATTGTTCATTTTACTGGCTCTGATCAgagaaaacaagcaaatgctgcCTTCCTTGTTGGATGCTACATGGTTATATACTTGGGGAGAACCCCAGAAGCAGCATATAGAATATTAATCTTTGGAGATACACCCTATATTCCTTTCAGAGATGCTGCCTATGGAAGCTGCAATTTCTACATTACACTTCTTGACTGTTTTCATGCAGTAAAGAAGGCAATGCAGTATGGCTTCCTTAATTTCAACTCATTTAACCTTGATGAATATGAACACTATGAAAAAGCAGAAAACGGAGATTTAAATTGGATAATACCAGACCGATTTATTGCCTTCTGTGGACCTCATTCAAGAGCCAGACTTGAAAGTGGTTACCACCAACATTCTCCCGAGActtatattcaatattttaagaaTCACAATGTTACTACCATTATTCGTCTGAATAAAAGGATGTATGATGCCAAACGCTTTACGGATGCTGGCTTCGATCACCATGATCTTTTCTTTGCGGATGGCAGCACCCCTACTGATGCCATTGTCAAAAGATTTCTggatatctgtgaaaatgctgaGGGTGCCATTGCAGTACATTGTAAAGCTGGCCTTGGTCGCACAGGCACTCTGATAGCCTGCTACATCATGAAGCATTACAGGATGACAGCAGCCGAGACCATTGCGTGGGTAAGGATCTGCAGACCTGGCTTGGTGATCGGGCCTCAGCAGCAGTTTTTGGTGATGAAGCAAACAAGCCTCTGGCTGGAAGGGGACTATTTTCGTCAGAGGTTAAAGGGGCAGGAGAATGGACAACACAGAGCAGCCTTCTCCAAACTTCTCTCTGGTGTTGATGACATTTCCATAAATGGGGTCGAGAATCAAGACCAGCAAGAACCCAAACCTTACAGTGATGACGACGAAATCAATGGAGTGACACAAGGTGATAGAAGTCGGGCCCTGAAAAGGCGAAGACAATCAAAAACAAACGATATTCTTCTCCCATCTCCCCTGGCTGTGCTGACCTTTACACTGTGTAGTGTTGTCATCTGGTGGATTGTTTGTGACTACATTCTTCCCATCCTGCTATTCTGA